The following is a genomic window from Alkaliphilus sp. B6464.
AAAAGTCACCGGATGAACTGTGGGTAGCGGTGAAATTCCAATCGAGCCCGGAGATAGCTGGTTCTCGCCGAAATAGCTTTAGGGCTAGCCTCGAGGTTAAGAGATACGGAGGTAGAGCACTGAATGGTCTAGGGGCCTTCACCGGTTACCAAAACCTATCAAACTCCGAATGCCGTTATCTTTTACTCGGGAGTCAGACTGCGAGTGATAAGATCCGTAGTCAAGAGGGAAAGAGCCCAGACCATCAGCTAAGGTCCCAAAGTATACGTTAAGTGGAAAAGGATGTGGAGTTGCATAGACAACCAGGATGTTGGCTTAGAAGCAGCCATTCATTCAAAGAGTGCGTAATAGCTCACTGGTCGAGTGATTCTGCGCCGAAAATGTCCGGGGCTCAAACGTATCACCGAAGCTATGGATCCGTAAGGATGGTAGGCGAGCGTTCTATATAGGTTGAAGCTGTACCGGAAGGAGCAGTGGACTGTATAGAAGTGAGAATGTTGGCATGAGTAACGAGAGGCAGGTGAGAATCCTGCCCGTCGAAAACCTAAGGTTTCCTGAGGAAGGCTCGTCCGCTCAGGGTTAGTCGGGACCTAAGCCCAGGCCGAAAGGCGTAGGCGATGGACAACAGGTTGAAATTCCTGTACCACCTAAAATCGTTTGAGAGATGGAGTGACACAGTAGGATAGGCTCAGCGCACCGTTGGTTGTGTGCGTCTAAGCTGGTAGGGAGTTAGAAGAGGCAAATCCCTTTTAACATTAATCCTGAGAAGTGATGGGGAGCGAAATTTAAGTAGCGAACTGGCTGATTCCACACTGTCGAGAAAAGCTTCTATCGAGATTTCTAGGTGCCCGTACCGCAAACCGACACAGGTAGGTGAGGAGAGAATCCTAAGACGATCGGGAGAACTATTGTTAAGGAACTCGGCAAAATGACCCCGTAACTTCGGGATAAGGGGAGCCGGTTTTGGTTAAAGATTTACTCTGTAAGCCTCAACCGGCCGCAGAGAATAGGCCCAAGCGACTGTTTACCATAAACATAGGTCTCTGCTAAGTCGAAAGACGACGTATAGGGGCTGACGCCTGCCCGGTGCTGGAAGGTTAAGGGGAATTGTTAGCATCTGCGAAGCAATGAACTTAAGCCCCAGTAAACGGCGGCCGTAACTATAACGGTCCTAAGGTAGCGAAATTCCTTGTCGGGTAAGTTCCGACCCGCACGAAAGGCGTAACGATTTGGGCGCTGTCTCAACAATAGACCCGGTGAAATTGTAATACCAGTGAAGATGCTGGTTACCCGCGACAGGACGGAAAGACCCCGTGGAGCTTTACTGCAACTTGACATTGGATTTCGGTGCTACATGTACAGCATAGGTGGGAGACTTAGAAGCTGGGACGCCAGTCTCAGTGGAGTCATCGTTGGGATACCACTCTTGTAGTACTGAAGTTCTAACCATAGACTGTGAATCCAGTCTTGGGACACTGTCAGGTGGGCAGTTTGACTGGGGCGGTCGCCTCCCAAAAAGTAACGGAGGCGCCCAAAGGTTCCCTCAGCACGGTCGGAAATCGTGCGTAGAGTGTAAAGGCAAAAGGGAGCTTGATTGCGAGACATACAGGTCGAGCAAGGACGAAAGTCGGGCTTAGTGATCCGGTGGTTCCGAGTGGAAGGGCCATCGCTCAACGGATAAAAGCTACCCCGGGGATAACAGGCTTATCTCCCCCAAGAGTCCACATCGACGGGGAGGTTTGGCACCTCGATGTCGGCTCATCACATCCTGGGGCTGTAGTAGGTCCCAAGGGTTGGGCTGTTCGCCCATTAAAGTGGTACGCGAGCTGGGTTCAGAACGTCGTGAGACAGTTCGGTCCCTATCCGTCGCGGGCGCAGGAAATTTGAGAGGAGCTGTCCTTAGTACGAGAGGACCGGGATGGACGCACCTCTGGTGTACCAGTTGTTCTGCCAAGAGCATCGCTGGGTAGCTAAGTGCGGAAGGGATAAGTGCTGAAGGCATCTAAGCACGAAGCCCCCCTCAAGATAAGATTTCCCACTCCGTAAGGAGGTAAGACCCCAAGAAGACTACTTGGTTGATAGGCCTAGGGTGTAAGTGCAGCAATGTACTTAGCTGATAGGTACTAATAGGTCGAGGGCTTGACCAAATATATTCTAACATTGTATAGTTTTGAGGGAATAATTTTCTCTTGACATATTACTTATTAAAGTGGTATGATTAAAATCCAGTTGAAATACAACTTGATTTTAATTTGAAGGAAACTCGGCTAACGCTGAGTACTCCATTCACACCAAATTAAAGATTTGGGTGATTACAATATCGTGGCAATAGCGAAGGGGTCACACCTGTTCCCATACCGAACACAGTAGTTAAGCCCTTCAGCGCTGATGGTACTTGGCGGGAAGCTGCCTGGGAGAGTAGGTCGCTGCGATATTATGTTCCAGAGTAGCTCAATGGTGGAGCACCCGGCTGTTAACCGGTAGGTTGGAGGTTCGAGTCCTCTCTCTGGAGCCATAAGTGCGCCGAAGTGGCGGAACTGGCAGACGCACAGGACTTAAAATCCTGCGGTCCTTCAAGATCGTACCGGTTCGATTCCGGTCTTCGGCACCATTTTTAAAATGAAACTCAGCTAATGCTGAGTATTCCAATCAAACTAAATCAAAGATTTAGATGATTGAAACATATCGCGGGGTGGAGCAGTTGGTAGCTCGTCGGGCTCATAACCCGAAGGTCACAGGTTCAAGTCCTGTCCCCGCAACCAATTTGGCGGCATAGCTTAGTTGGCTAGAGCGTTCGGTTCATACCCGAAAGGTCACAGGTTCGACTCCTGTTGCCGCTACCAATTAATATTGGCCCCTTGGTCAAGCGGTCAAGACACCGCCCTTTCACGGCGGTAACAGGGGTTCGATTCCCCTAGGGGTCACCAAATTTTGGGCGCATAGCTCAGCTGGGAGAGCACCTGCCTTACAAGCAGGGGGTCACAGGTTCAAGTCCTGTTGCGCCCACCAAAATTGGCCTGGTAGTTCAGATGGTTAGAATGCCAGCCTGTCACGCTGGAGGTCGAGGGTTCGAGTCCCTTCCAGGTCGCCAATTTTAATATATTTTTAAAAGGTAACTCAGCATTTGCTGAGTACTGTAATCACACCAAATCAAAGATTTGGGTAATTACAGCATGCTGGTGTAGCTCAGTTGGCCAGAGCAGCTGATTTGTAATCAGCAGGTCGCGGGTTCGAATCCCATCACCAGCTCCATATATGCGGGTGTAGTTCAATGGTAGAACGTCAGCCTTCCAAGCTGATCGCGAGGGTTCGATTCCCTTCACCCGCTCCATTTAATTCGAAAATAACAGGGTCCATTAGCTCAGTCGGTAGAGCACCTGACTTTTAATCAGGGTGTCCCGCGTTCGAGTCGCGGATGGATCACCATGATTAAGTAATTTAAGATGGCGACATAGCCAAGTGGTAAGGCAGAGGTCTGCAAAACCTTTATTCCCCAGTTCAAATCTGGGTGTCGCCTCCAAAATGCGCTCATAGCTCAGCTGGATAGAGTGTCTGACTACGAATCAGAAGGTCGGGAGTTCGAATCTCTCTGGGCGCACCATCTGTTTGTTGATGTAGATTGATTGTATAAACAAATTGAGATTTATGATTAACGATACAATATAAATATGGAGGGGTTCCCGAGCGGCCAAAGGGGGCAGACTGTAAATCTGTTGTCAGCGACTTCGAAGGTTCGAATCCTTCTCCCTCCACCATTTTAAAAAGAAACTCAGTGAATGCTGAGGACTCTAATTACATCAAATCAAGGATTTTAGTAATTGAAATATGCGGGTGTGGCGGAATTGGCAGACGCACTAGACTTAGGATCTAGCGGGAAACCGTGGGGGTTCGACTCCCTTCACCCGCACCATTATTGTAAAACGTTTCAAGGAAACTCAGCTAATGCTGGGTATTCAACTCACACCAAATTTAAAAAATTGGGTGATTGAAGCATGCGGAAGTGGCTCAGTGGTAGAGCATCGCCTTGCCAAGGCGAGGGTCGCGGGTTCGAGTCCCGTCTTCCGCTCCATTATTATGGTGGATGTAGTCAAGTGGTTAAGACACAGGATTGTGGCTCCTGCACTCGTGGGTTCGACTCCCATCATCCACCCCAAGTTTTGGGATATAGCCAAGTCGGTAAGGCAACGGACTTTGACTCCGTCATTCCGCAGGTTCGAGTCCTGCTATCCCAGCCATTTTGACCCATTAGCTCAGTCGGTAGAGCACCTGACTTTTAATCAGGGTGTCCCGCGTTCGAGTCGCGGATGGGTCACCAACTAATAATGGAGAGGTGTCCGAGTGGTTTAAGGAGCTGGTCTTGAAAACCAGTGACTCCGCAAGGGGCCGTGGGTTCGAATCCCACCCTCTCCGCCATTATTATTGCATTATATATTAAATGAGTGTATAATGTAGATATCCTAAAATGGAGAAGTACTCAAGTAGGCTGAAGAGGACGGTTTGCTAAACCGTTAGGTCGCGTAAGTGGCGCGCGGGTTCGAATCCCGCCTTCTCCGCCATTTTAAATCCGGGTGTAGCGCAGTTTGGTAGCGCACATGGTTTGGGACCATGGGGCCGGGGGTTCGAATCCCTCCACCCGGACCAGGTACAATTATATACTCATAAAAGTGAGGGCCTTTAGCTCAGTTGGTCAGAGCGTCCGGCTCATAACCGGCAGGTCCGGGGTTCGAGTCCCTGAAGGCCCACCATTTTCATTGTACAAGAAAGTACAAAACAAGCCCAGATAGCTCAGTCGGTAGAGCAGGGGACTGAAAATCCCCGTGTCGGTGGTTCGATTCCGCCTCTGGGCACCAGAAAAAGAACTGATATTTTATGTATCAGTTCTTTTTATTATTGTTTAATGAGGCTCTTTGTCAATAGTTGGGGTAGGATTATCAGTAATCCTGCTCCATTATTGCATTTGAGCCTATTTTAATATGAGCATAGGGTTCTACATGTTTTTGGGTACACTAAATAAACCTAACTAAAATATAGGAACTTTATGGTATTTATATTTATTATTTAGGGAATATAGATTTTAAAATAATAGAAAGCAGTTCTCCTATTAAGTGAATGTTAAGATGTCCGCCGAGCTTTAAAATCATCAGTCTATTGGGAAAGTATTTTTCGCTATAATAATCACTTTTATTAAATAGTGATTTAGATAAATTAAAATTTTCTAAATTAATATAACTACATTTTTCTCCAGTAGATAGATAACCTTCAAATAATGGAATTTCAATATTGAACTCGCCATTATAGGGATGCCATTCGAAATTAAAGTTAGATCCATAATATATAACATCTAGTATATCTTTAAAGCTTTCAGTAAGTCCTTTTATATGTAAAAAACCCTTCTTAATTAATATATTTTTAGGATATACATTGAAATTAATTTTTTTAGAATTATAATTTACAATTATCTCTTTTCCTATAATGTCGTATTTTTCAATGGAAATACTATCAAAAACAGTAAGTAGCTTATTTAAATAATAAATATCTTCATAATTATGAAGTAATATTGTTTTTTCAACACTAGGTGAAGGATTTTTAACATATTCCTTGTATAACAGCACACTATCTTTTCCGCTAATAGTATCCTTTCTATTAATTCCTACAAAACGCTCAACAGTTTTTAGTTTAAAATTTTCTAATGGAAGTTGCTTTTTTTCCTTTCTAAGACACTGCAGTATATCAATATGTTTAATATTATCAAAATTCCATTCTAACTTATTAAACATAAAACGTTCTTTTAGAAAAGGTATATCAAATGTCGCGCCATTATAGGTAATAACATAGGGGAAATTTGTAAAAATATTGGAGAATTCTAGTAAAATACTAATTTCCTCATTAGGATTTTCTGCAAAAAATTGTTTTAATATAATAGTATCGTTTACATTATATAAAATCCCAATCAAAATAACTTGATGATACTTTCTACTAAGTCCTGTTGTTTCAATATCTATTACACAATACTCAGTTGTATTAAATATTTCTCCTAAGTTCTTTGGTAATATAGTTCTATCCTCTACTTCAAATGTTTTAATTTTCATGATTACCTCCTAACTTCTCTTTACTAAATATAATATCAAAAACTAGTAAGCCAATCAAAAACTAAATGATATTTAGACTTTTTTATGGGTAATAGAAATGTAATATAGCTGTAATGTTATTGGTAGAGGTTATATGATAATATTAATAATGGAATATTTTACAATATTAAGGATGGTGATTTTATGAAGAGAATTGTTATGTTATTAATAGTAGCTTTAATATTGTTATCTAGCTTTCAAACGGCTATGGCATATACATATTATATTGATATTTTAGAGCATTGGGCAGAGCCCTATATTGAATGGGCAACTAATGATGTGGCTTTATTTAAAGGTTATAAAGATGGTACATTTAAGCCAGATAATAGCATTACACGTGCTGAATTCATGTCTATATTAAATAGACTGTTACAAATACAAAAATCAAATAATACTAATGTAGCTACCAAATTTTATTTAGATTATGATGATTTAAGTAAAAATTTTTGGGCATATGATGATATTTATGAACTTGCATATTACTTGGAAAATAAAGCTCGACAAAAAGTAGACTTAAAGTCAATTTTCCCTGGAAATAATTTTAGACCAAATGATCCTATTACTCGTTATGAGGCTGGAGTGTTAACTAGCTTAATTATACCACCACCTATTGAAATATTAAATAAAAGCTATACGGATCTAACTAGTAATGTGAGCTTCTACAAGGAAATAATGGAATTAGCAAGTAATGGTATTGTTAAAGGATATAATGATGGAACATTTAGACCTTGGCAAAAGATTATACGGGCTGAGGCAGCAACAATTATTAATAATGCATATGGTGAGTTAGAATACTTAAAAAACAATGAATTGCGTATGAGAGATTTAAAGAAATTCAATCTAAATAAAAAGAAACCATTATTTGAATATGGTGCTAATAATATAACTCAAAATAATCTTGATAAAAATTTCATTAATGCTATTACTACTTTAGATTACCTGTCCTTTGTTGGATACATACCATATTCTGAAAGACATCTATATGATCCTAATCCGATAGATAGTTTATGGCAGCTAAAAAATGATGATTACTATAATGTAATAGGTGTAAACTATTATTTATTGTATTATGATAAAAATCTTGTAAAGGACAGAAAAGTTGAACTTATAAAAGAAGCATTTGAACATTATGAAAGTATAAATAAAGTAAATAATGTTGATGGAATGGTAGAATTAGTGAAAATAGCTAAAAATATAGTCGGTCCTCAAGAACTTATTTTGTTTTTAGAGAAATATTTTTACTCAACAAAAGACAATAACGATAAAATTTTAGCAGGCACATTATTAGTTGAACAGTATTTAAATAATTATCAATATAAAAAAGCATTAGAAATACATAAAGAAAT
Proteins encoded in this region:
- a CDS encoding S-layer homology domain-containing protein, producing the protein MKRIVMLLIVALILLSSFQTAMAYTYYIDILEHWAEPYIEWATNDVALFKGYKDGTFKPDNSITRAEFMSILNRLLQIQKSNNTNVATKFYLDYDDLSKNFWAYDDIYELAYYLENKARQKVDLKSIFPGNNFRPNDPITRYEAGVLTSLIIPPPIEILNKSYTDLTSNVSFYKEIMELASNGIVKGYNDGTFRPWQKIIRAEAATIINNAYGELEYLKNNELRMRDLKKFNLNKKKPLFEYGANNITQNNLDKNFINAITTLDYLSFVGYIPYSERHLYDPNPIDSLWQLKNDDYYNVIGVNYYLLYYDKNLVKDRKVELIKEAFEHYESINKVNNVDGMVELVKIAKNIVGPQELILFLEKYFYSTKDNNDKILAGTLLVEQYLNNYQYKKALEIHKEMLNLSKDIELKSHLILNNGYLVYKNSGTKVAIDYLNKSWNNLKTDSRYRIYKDEYDFLFTSMIKQLMMK
- a CDS encoding ribonuclease H-like domain-containing protein, with product MKIKTFEVEDRTILPKNLGEIFNTTEYCVIDIETTGLSRKYHQVILIGILYNVNDTIILKQFFAENPNEEISILLEFSNIFTNFPYVITYNGATFDIPFLKERFMFNKLEWNFDNIKHIDILQCLRKEKKQLPLENFKLKTVERFVGINRKDTISGKDSVLLYKEYVKNPSPSVEKTILLHNYEDIYYLNKLLTVFDSISIEKYDIIGKEIIVNYNSKKINFNVYPKNILIKKGFLHIKGLTESFKDILDVIYYGSNFNFEWHPYNGEFNIEIPLFEGYLSTGEKCSYINLENFNLSKSLFNKSDYYSEKYFPNRLMILKLGGHLNIHLIGELLSIILKSIFPK